A stretch of the Candidatus Omnitrophota bacterium genome encodes the following:
- a CDS encoding DJ-1/PfpI family protein has translation MGKKALIILADGFEEIEAVSCIDILRRSGAEVVVAGLRNKEVKASRGLVVVADTTLDKAGNLFDALILPGGSLGAKNLSSSERVKNLILEAAAKNKVIAAICASPAIVLAPLGILRNRSATCYPGMENYFEKSTSFKNEPVVIDGNIITSRGAGTAFLFALAIAEKMGSPEKRKQIEKDTAL, from the coding sequence TAGCTGACGGCTTTGAAGAAATAGAAGCGGTAAGCTGTATAGATATTTTGCGCAGATCCGGCGCAGAGGTAGTTGTAGCAGGTTTGCGCAATAAAGAAGTAAAAGCTTCCCGGGGGCTGGTAGTTGTTGCAGATACCACGCTTGATAAAGCAGGTAATTTATTTGACGCTTTGATACTGCCCGGGGGAAGCCTGGGAGCCAAGAATCTTTCTTCTTCAGAACGAGTAAAAAACCTCATACTCGAAGCGGCAGCTAAAAATAAAGTCATTGCCGCTATCTGCGCCTCCCCGGCGATAGTATTAGCCCCCTTGGGAATATTAAGAAATAGATCTGCCACTTGTTATCCGGGAATGGAGAATTATTTTGAGAAAAGCACTTCTTTTAAAAACGAACCCGTAGTTATTGATGGGAATATTATTACTTCTCGGGGCGCTGGGACAGCTTTTTTATTTGCGCTTGCAATAGCAGAAAAGATGGGCTCTCCTGAGAAAAGAAAACAGATAGAAAAAGATACCGCGCTATAG
- the corA gene encoding magnesium/cobalt transporter CorA, whose amino-acid sequence MYETFYYHSHSGLQTGLAPEQMRQVLKEESGLLWVDMNDIDDIDIDILTDVFSLHSLTIEDFIMVNARPKIENFRDYLFMIMLSMDSHDKDKGKVNTAEIDFCLGKNFLITAHNNIISPLSVSKERIKKQSPIIMHGADFLLYSLVDSVVDSYFPIINEFDNMVDEMSDELFRDPSNSTLHKIYNLKNSIMYLRRTIGPQADLMALMARGDFPLICANNTIYFRNVHDNMVRLNDIVGTSRDIVTGAMEAYVSVISNRLNEIMKTLTVIATIMMPLTLIASFYGMNFKYMPELSSKFGYPFVIILMISIAAVMLRYFKRKNWI is encoded by the coding sequence ATGTACGAAACGTTTTATTATCATTCCCATTCAGGCCTGCAGACCGGGCTTGCCCCTGAACAGATGCGCCAGGTGTTAAAAGAAGAATCAGGACTTTTGTGGGTGGATATGAATGATATCGACGATATTGATATTGATATTCTAACCGATGTCTTTAGCCTGCACTCGTTGACCATAGAAGATTTTATCATGGTCAACGCCCGGCCCAAGATTGAGAATTTCCGCGATTACCTTTTTATGATCATGCTTTCCATGGATTCTCATGATAAGGACAAAGGAAAAGTTAACACTGCGGAAATAGATTTTTGTTTAGGAAAGAATTTCCTGATTACCGCGCACAATAATATCATCAGCCCCTTGTCTGTCAGCAAAGAAAGGATCAAGAAGCAGTCTCCGATTATAATGCACGGCGCGGATTTTCTGCTCTATTCGCTTGTGGATTCGGTCGTGGACAGCTATTTTCCTATTATTAATGAATTTGATAATATGGTTGATGAGATGAGCGATGAGCTTTTCCGCGACCCTTCCAATAGCACGCTTCATAAAATCTATAATCTTAAGAATTCCATTATGTATTTGCGCCGCACTATCGGGCCGCAGGCGGATCTGATGGCGCTTATGGCTAGAGGCGATTTTCCTTTGATCTGCGCTAACAATACGATTTATTTCCGCAATGTGCATGATAATATGGTCAGGCTTAATGATATCGTGGGCACCTCCCGCGATATTGTTACAGGCGCTATGGAAGCGTATGTATCGGTAATTTCAAACCGCTTAAATGAGATCATGAAGACGCTTACGGTTATTGCTACTATTATGATGCCTCTTACTTTGATTGCCAGTTTTTATGGGATGAATTTTAAATACATGCCCGAACTTTCCAGCAAATTCGGCTATCCTTTTGTTATAATCCTTATGATTTCTATAGCGGCGGTTATGTTGCGTTATTTCAAGCGTAAGAATTGGATCTAG
- a CDS encoding isoprenylcysteine carboxylmethyltransferase family protein, translating to MLKRLERWFKLRFLIMYPLGALLLIFAVPDDKSLIRGIGFISAGLLLRVWANGYAIKMDKLTTSGPYAFIRHPLYLGSALVLTGVLVMLKVFYLVFLFLFLFMMVYRRTIRKEEMMLQEKFKEDYLDYKKNVPAFFPALRAYKKGEKWPFSFSRLIRSQEYKLFIWVIVLVIVFHLKDEFINEQEKLNVRIVSLIAAAFLLGCVDLVIEYIKKRLEVGAGKGKVS from the coding sequence ATGCTTAAGAGATTGGAGCGCTGGTTTAAACTAAGGTTTTTAATCATGTATCCGTTGGGGGCGTTATTGTTGATTTTTGCGGTTCCCGATGATAAATCTTTGATCCGCGGTATTGGTTTTATCTCCGCTGGGCTGTTGCTGCGCGTTTGGGCAAATGGCTATGCGATAAAAATGGACAAGCTTACTACTTCCGGGCCTTACGCTTTTATAAGGCATCCGCTTTATCTGGGGTCAGCGCTTGTTTTAACAGGGGTATTAGTGATGCTTAAGGTTTTTTACCTTGTGTTTTTATTCTTATTCTTATTTATGATGGTATATCGCAGGACAATCAGAAAAGAAGAAATGATGCTTCAGGAAAAGTTTAAAGAAGATTACCTTGATTATAAGAAGAATGTCCCGGCTTTTTTCCCGGCGTTGCGTGCTTATAAAAAAGGCGAGAAATGGCCGTTTAGTTTCAGCCGGCTTATAAGAAGCCAGGAGTATAAACTTTTTATCTGGGTTATTGTGCTTGTTATTGTGTTTCATTTGAAGGATGAGTTTATAAACGAGCAGGAAAAACTTAATGTGCGGATAGTAAGCTTAATTGCGGCGGCTTTTCTTTTAGGCTGCGTGGATTTGGTTATTGAATATATAAAAAAGAGGTTAGAGGTTGGTGCTGGCAAGGGGAAGGTTTCCTGA